The Deltaproteobacteria bacterium nucleotide sequence TCCCCGCCGGCCGGACCTTCGAGAAGCGCATCCCCACCGCGGGGAAGCTCGTCGTCATCGAGAACGCCGGCCACTTCCTCCAGGAGGACAAGGGCGAGGAGGTCGCCGAGCGCATCGTCGCCTGGCTCGACGGATGAGCCCCACCGACGGCGTGCCGTGCCTCCGCTACACGACCTTCAGCTCGGCCCAACCGGGCGCGTGCCCGAGCGCGCGTTCCACCTCGCGCTCGCGATGCGCCGCCACGGCGCCGATGCGCTCGCCGAGCGACGCCGTCGGCACCACGTGGACGTTGTCGAAGTTGGCGACCGAGACGCGCGCGAGCCCCTCGCGCCGTCCCACGGCAACTTCCTGCGGGATGCCGCGCACGGTGCTCGTGATCTGACAGACGATGACCTTGCTGAGGTAGGCGTAGGTCGGGGTGCGCGTGAGCAGGAGCACCGGCCGCCGACCGATCGGCGCCGCCGCGCGACGTGCCTCTCTAGTCGTCGGCGCCGCGATGGCGGTTGCGCCCGCGCGGGTCGTTCGGGTGCCAGGTGCGCCGGCCCGTGAAGAAGAGCGACGTCGCGCGGTGCGACGAGCCCTGGGCGTTGCCGCCGACCCACTCCGCGGCGCGCGACGGCGAGTGGCCGTAGGCGAGGTCGGAGGGCGGCGTGTGGAGGAAGTTCACGAAGCCGAGCAGCGCGAGCAGCGTGACGCCGAAGATCACCCCGAGGAGCCCGCGGGCGAACTTGAGCGCCCGCTCGCGCTCCTCGCGCCGTGCGCGCGCGCGCGCGCGGAACCCGAGACTCCGAAGCTCCCCCTCCACCTCACGCCGCGTCAACATAGGGAATGCTTTAGCATCGCCCCGGATGGCGAGTCACGAGGAACGGCGGCGCCGCACACGGGCGATCGGCGCGTGGACAGCCCGGGCGGTGCCCGCTAAACCTCGGAGCCGATGCGCGCTCCCATCGTCCTGATCATCCGCGACGGCTGGGGCATCGGCCGCGACTACCCCGGCAACGCCGTCATGCTCGCGCACCCCGAGGTCCTGCCCCGCATCCTCGCCACCTACCCGCACACCGTGCTCGGCGCCGCCGGCCGGGCGGTCGGTCTCAGACCGGGCTACCAGGGCTCGTCGGAGGTCGGGCACCTCAACATGGGCGCCGGCCGCATCGTCGAGCAGGAGATCGTGCGGGTCGACAAGCTGATCGAGAGCGGCGAGATCTTTCGCCACCCCGCGCTCCTCGCCGTGACCGGGCACTGCAAGAAGCGCGGCTCGGCGCTCCATTTCATGGGCCTCCTCCAGGATCAGGGCGTGCACGCGACCGAGGAGCACCTCTACGCGCTCCTCGAGCTGGCGCGGCGCGAGGGCCTGTCCAAGGTCTTCGTGCACGTCTTCTCCGACGGCCGCGACACGCCGCCGAGGAGCGCCCTCACCTACATCGACCGCCTGGAGCGCAAGATGCAGGCGATCGGCGTCGGCGCGATCGCGTCGGTGACGGGTCGCTACTACGCCATGGATCGCGCCCTCAACTGGGACCGCATCCAGCGCTCGTACGATTGCCTGCTGCACGGCACGGGGCTCCTCGCGCCGTCCGCGAAGGCGGCGATCGCGCAGGCCTACGCGCGTGCCGACGCGACGATCGCCGCCCGCGCCGCCGGCAGCGCTCCCGAGGGCGCGCTCGTCGAGAGCGACGAGTTCGTGCAGCCGACCCTGATCACGGGGCCCGACGGCCGTCCGCTCGCGACGATTCAGGCCGGCGACGGCGTCGTCCACTTCAACTACCGCCAGGACCGCGCCATCCAGCTGACCCGCGCCTTCGTCGAAGACGAGTTCACGGACTTCGCGCGCGGCCCGCGCCCCGACGTCGTGTATCGCGGACTGACCCGCTATTACGACGAGTTCGCGTACGCGGTGCTGCCGCCGATGAACATGGACGAGCTGGTCGGCGAGATCGTCAGCAAGGCCGGCATGTGGCAGCTGCGGATCGCCGAGTACCAGAAGTACCGGCACGTCACGAGCTTCTTCAACGGCAAGCGGGTCGCGCCCTACCCCGGAGAGGACCGTATCCTCGTGCCGAGCACGACGCTCACCGAGGACCAGAAGCCCGAGATGAGCGCCCGCGAGGTGACCGAGCTCGCGGTGGTCGCGATCCGCGACGGGATCGCCGCGGTGCGGACGCGCGTGGCGACATCGCCCGGGTGTGAGCTCGAAACCGAGCCGAGCCGAGCGCTCCCGGCGGAGCGCGGTCGCGACACCTATGACCTCGTCGTCCTCAACTACGCCAACTGCGACATGGTCGGGCACACGGGCGTCCTCGACGCGGCGGTCAAGGCCGTCGCGGTCACCGACGAGTGCATCGGGAAGGTGATCGAGGCGACGCGCGCGCGCAACGGCACCGTGATCGTCACCTCCGACCACGGCAACGCCGAGCAGATGCTCGACCCCGACACGGGCGCGGTGCAAACGGCGCACACGACCAACGACGTCGAGTGCGTGCTGGTGAGCGACGCGCGCCGGACGACGACGAAGCTCCGGCCGCACGGCGTGCTCGCCGACGTCGGCCCGACGCTGCTCGAGCTGCTCGGGCTCCCGATCCCCCCGCCGGTGACCGCGGAGAGCCTGATCCAGCACTGACGGAACACGGCTTCCCTCGACCGCACGTCCCGGTCAGGATCGGGGCATGCCGCCGCAGGCGTCCGCCGGGCCGTATCCCGCGCCGGTCGCGGACGAGATCGTGCTCGTGCTCGCGGCCGAGGGCATCGCGGCGACCCTCGAGCCCTCCGGGGGCGGCCTCGCGATCGTGATCGACGAGGCGGAAGCGCGCCGCGCCGAGGCGATCCTCGCCGACGAGTATCCCGCGGGCGTGCACCACGCCTTCGCGGTGCGCGCCGCCGAGCAGGTCGCCGCGCGCGCCCGGGTGGCGGCGCCCGAGCAGGACCGATGGTTCGGACCGGGCTCGTGGGTGCTCTTCCTGCTGACGGCGGTCTGCGCCGGCGTCTTCCTCGCCGAGGAGCGCGCCGGCGGCTCCGAGCTCCGCGAGGTGCTGCTGCGCTTCGGAGCGTCGCGTCCGGCCCACGTCCGCAGCGGCGAGTGGTGGCGCTTCGCGACCGCGCTCTTCGTCCACATCGGCCCGCGCCATCTCCTCGGCAACATGGCGACGCTCCTCGTGCTCGGCCCGGCGCTCGTCGCCGCCCTCGGGCCCTGGCGCTTCCTGTTCGTCTACCTCGCGGCCGGTGTCGCCGGAAACGCGCTCAGCTACGCGGTGACGCCGCCCGACGTCGTGAGCGCGGGCGCATCGGGCGCCATCCTCGGCGTGCTCGGCGCGCTCGGCGGCCAGCGCCTGCGCTTCGCGGCGAGCGCGCGCTATCGCGGCTGGCAGGTGGTCGCCGCGCTCCTCGCCTACCTCGCGGTCGCCGTCGGTGCGGAGCCGGGCGTCGACACGATGGCGCACCTCGGCGGGCTCGTCGCCGGCCTCACGCTCGGCCTCATCGTCCCGCCGACGGCCCGCGCCGCTACAGCCAGCCCGCCCGCTTGAACTGCCAGTACAGCATCGCGCACGCGACGACCATGATGACGAGCGCCATCGGATACCCGAGCCACCAGCCGAGCTCCGGCATGTGCTCGAAGTTCATGCCGTAGATGCCGGCGACCATCGTGGGCACGGCGATGATGGCGGCCCAGCTCGCGAGCTTCTTGGTCACCTCGTTCTGTTGCACGGAAATGAGCGAGAGATTCGCCTCGAGCGCGCCGTTCAGGAGCTCGCGCAGGTTGTCGACGGTCTCGTTGATCCGGATCACGTGATCGTAGACGTCGCGAAAATACGGGCGGCTGTCGGCGTCGATCAGCGAGGAGTCGAAGCGCGTGAGACGATTGCAGATGTCGATCAACGGCGACACCGCCCGCTTCAGGCTCAGCAGCACCCGCTTCAGGTCGTAGATGTTCTCGGTCGTCTCACGCCGGTAGTTGCCGCCGAAGATCTCTTCCTCGAGCTTCTCGAGCTCCTCCTCGAGCTCGTCGATGATCGGGAAGTAGTTGTCGACGACGAAGTCCATGAGCGCGTAGAGGACGAAGCCCGGGCCCTTCTTGAGGAGGTGCGGTGCGCTCTCGCAGCGCTGCCGGACGTCGACGTACGGCACCGACGCCCCGTGCCGCACCGACACGACGTAGCCGGGGCCGACGAAGAGGTGCGTCTCGCCGAAGGCGATCCTGCCCTCGGGATCGCGCTGCGCCGTCCGCAGCACGATGAAGAGCGCGGCGCCGTACTCCTCGAGCTTCGGCCGCTGGTGGGCGCGATGCGCGTCCTCGACGGCGAGGTCGTGGAGGCGGAACTCCTGCTGCACCTCGCGCAGGAGCTCCTCGTTCGGCTCGTGGAGCCCGATCCACACGAAGCGGCTGGGATCGGCGCCGAGCACCTCGCTGACGTCGGGCAGGTGCACGTCGCCCACTCGGCGCCCGTCCGCGTACTCCGCGCAGTTGACGATCCGGCTCATGTCCCCTCCCCGCCGCCGCGACGATCTCGCCCCGCCATAGCACGGAGCCGCGCGGGTCCCTACGACTCGCTCGAGGGCGCCCGACGACTCGCCCCGCGGCACGACGCGGCGCGCCGCTCCCGTGGTCAGGTACGGAGCGACGTGGTACGGGGCCCTGCCTTGATCGCTTCGACGACGTCTCCCCGCCCCGTCATCGGTCTCACGCTCGGCGTGCTGATGGCCGCGGCCATCATCGCGGCGCCGCTTCCGGGGGGGATGTCCGAGGCGGGCCGCCGCACGGCCGCGGTCAGCACGCTCATGGCGACCTGGTGGATCAGCGAGGCCCTGCCGATCGCCGCGACCGCCCTAGTGCCGATCTTCGCCTTTCCGCTCCTCGGCGTCACCTCGACGCGCGACGCCTGCGCCCCCTACGCCGACCCGGTGAACCTCTTCTTCCTCGGCGGCCTCATGATCGCGGCCGCCGTCGAGCGCTGGGGCCTGCACCGCCGGCTCGCGCTCCACGTCATGCGCCGGCTCGGCGGCTCGCCCCGTCGGCTCGTGCTCGGCTTCATGACGGCGACCGGGCTCATCTCCATGTGGACGTCGAACGCGGCGACCACGATGATGATGATGCCGATCGCGCTCGCCGTGATCGACCACTTCGAGCAGGCCCGCGTCGACACCCGCGCCGGCTTCGCCCCGGCCCTCATGATCTCGGTCGCCTACGCGGCGTCGATCGGCGGGGTCGGGACCCTCGTCGGTACCCCGCCGAACGTCATCTTCGCCGGATCGTTCGCGCGCCTCTTCCCGGACGCGCCCCCCGTCGGCTTCGCCGCTTGGATGATGATCGGCGCGCCGATCGCCGTCGTCATGACGCCGCTCGCGTGGCTCTTCCTCACGCGCATCGCGTTTCGCGTTCCGGCGACGGCGCCCGGCAGCGATGGTCGCGTCGTACACCGGACGCTCGCCGACCTCGGCCCCATGTCGATCCCGGAGCGGCGCGTGATGCTGGTCTTCGCGGCGACCGCGTTCCTGTGGGTCTTTCGCGCCGATCTCGACGTGGGCTTCGCCATCCTCCCGGGATGGACGCGCATCCTGCCGAACCCGAAGGCGGTCGATGACACGGTGATCGCCGTCGCGATGGCGACGGTGCTCTTCGTTCTGCCGTCGGGAGAGCCGGGCACGCGCCTCCTCGGCGACGACTGGCCGAAGCGCGTGCCGTGGGGCGTGCTCGTGCTGCTCGGAAGCGGCTTCGCGCTCGCGGCGGCGGTCGAGTCTTCGGGGCTCGCGGCGTGGCTCGCGGAGCGGCTCGGGCGGCTCGGCACGATGCCGCCCTTCGTGCTCGTCCTCACGATCACGGCGCTGCTCGTGCTGCTCACCGAGTTCACCGTGAACTCCGCGATCACCGCGCTCATGATGCCGGTCCTCGCCGCGACCGCCGTCGGGCTGCAGGTCGATCCCCGGCTCCTGATGATCCCGGCGACGCTCGGCGCCTCGTTCGGGTTCATGATGCCGGGCGGCACGGCGCCGAACGCGATGGTGTTCGCGAGCGGCAACATCACGGTGGCGCAGATGGTGCGCGCCGGAATCGGCATCGACCTGATCGGCATCCTCGTGATCGCGGTCGTCTTCTACGCGATCGGCCTTCCCGTCTTCGGGATCGCGCCGAGCGGAGCTCCGGCATGGGCGCACTGAGCCGCGTGCCGCGCGGACACGTCCGCGCGCTCGCGCTCGCCTTGCTCGCGGCGGCGGCGACCGCGTGCGCGCGCGGGACGCCGACGTCCGTCGAGGCGGTGCGCCTGATCGCGTCGGCGCCGGGCACGCTCCCGCCCACCTACACGCTCGCCGACGAGACGCGTCCCGTGCTCGCCGCCCCCGGCGAGCGCCGTCTCGACCTTCCCGTCCCCGCCGGGGCCACGGCCGCCTACACCTTCACGCTCCCGGAGGACGTGGCCGGCGACGTCGTCGCGACCGGCACCCTGCAGCGCGCGAAGCACACCCATCCCCTGCCCGCGCAGCTCCTCGCGCGCAGCCGCGATCCCGACGGATCGCCGCGCGCGACGCTCACGCTCCCGGCCGTCGCCCTCGGCGACGGACCCGCGGCGACCTTGACGCTGATGCTGACGACGCCCCCCGCGGCCACGGAGGTCGAAACGGTGAGCGGTCCGGTCGCGATCCCCGACGGCGCGCGACTCGAGCTCGCCTACGGGCTCAGCCCCGCGGCGGGGATCGCCGGCGCGGCGCCGGTCGCGCTCGAGATCGCGGCCGAGCCGGACGGCGGCGGCACGACGCCGCTCTGGAACGCGACGGTCGGAGCGGAGCACGCCGACGCCCCGCGCTGGATCGAGGTCGCGATCCCGCTCGCGTCGGTCGCGGGCACGCGCGTCCGCTTCCACTTCCGCGCGCGCCCCGCCGGCGGCGGCACGGCGGTGTTGCTGCCGCTCTGGGCCGACCCGACCGTCGTCGCGCCCGCGCCGGCCGACGCGCCCCGGCGCCGGAACGTGATCCTGGTCTCGATCGACACGCTGCGCGCCGATCGCCTCGCCGCGGGCGGCGCCTACCGGCGTCCGATGCCGCGGATCGACGCCTTCGCGCGCGGCGCCGTCACCTTCACGAACGCGTGGGCCGTCTGGCCCGAGACGAGCGGCTCCCACATGTCGCTCTTCACCTCGCGCTATCCGAGCGAGCACGGCGTCACGACCTT carries:
- the corA gene encoding magnesium/cobalt transporter CorA yields the protein MSRIVNCAEYADGRRVGDVHLPDVSEVLGADPSRFVWIGLHEPNEELLREVQQEFRLHDLAVEDAHRAHQRPKLEEYGAALFIVLRTAQRDPEGRIAFGETHLFVGPGYVVSVRHGASVPYVDVRQRCESAPHLLKKGPGFVLYALMDFVVDNYFPIIDELEEELEKLEEEIFGGNYRRETTENIYDLKRVLLSLKRAVSPLIDICNRLTRFDSSLIDADSRPYFRDVYDHVIRINETVDNLRELLNGALEANLSLISVQQNEVTKKLASWAAIIAVPTMVAGIYGMNFEHMPELGWWLGYPMALVIMVVACAMLYWQFKRAGWL
- a CDS encoding type II toxin-antitoxin system PemK/MazF family toxin, whose protein sequence is MLLLTRTPTYAYLSKVIVCQITSTVRGIPQEVAVGRREGLARVSVANFDNVHVVPTASLGERIGAVAAHREREVERALGHAPGWAELKVV
- a CDS encoding 2,3-bisphosphoglycerate-independent phosphoglycerate mutase, translating into MRAPIVLIIRDGWGIGRDYPGNAVMLAHPEVLPRILATYPHTVLGAAGRAVGLRPGYQGSSEVGHLNMGAGRIVEQEIVRVDKLIESGEIFRHPALLAVTGHCKKRGSALHFMGLLQDQGVHATEEHLYALLELARREGLSKVFVHVFSDGRDTPPRSALTYIDRLERKMQAIGVGAIASVTGRYYAMDRALNWDRIQRSYDCLLHGTGLLAPSAKAAIAQAYARADATIAARAAGSAPEGALVESDEFVQPTLITGPDGRPLATIQAGDGVVHFNYRQDRAIQLTRAFVEDEFTDFARGPRPDVVYRGLTRYYDEFAYAVLPPMNMDELVGEIVSKAGMWQLRIAEYQKYRHVTSFFNGKRVAPYPGEDRILVPSTTLTEDQKPEMSAREVTELAVVAIRDGIAAVRTRVATSPGCELETEPSRALPAERGRDTYDLVVLNYANCDMVGHTGVLDAAVKAVAVTDECIGKVIEATRARNGTVIVTSDHGNAEQMLDPDTGAVQTAHTTNDVECVLVSDARRTTTKLRPHGVLADVGPTLLELLGLPIPPPVTAESLIQH
- a CDS encoding SLC13/DASS family transporter, with protein sequence MIASTTSPRPVIGLTLGVLMAAAIIAAPLPGGMSEAGRRTAAVSTLMATWWISEALPIAATALVPIFAFPLLGVTSTRDACAPYADPVNLFFLGGLMIAAAVERWGLHRRLALHVMRRLGGSPRRLVLGFMTATGLISMWTSNAATTMMMMPIALAVIDHFEQARVDTRAGFAPALMISVAYAASIGGVGTLVGTPPNVIFAGSFARLFPDAPPVGFAAWMMIGAPIAVVMTPLAWLFLTRIAFRVPATAPGSDGRVVHRTLADLGPMSIPERRVMLVFAATAFLWVFRADLDVGFAILPGWTRILPNPKAVDDTVIAVAMATVLFVLPSGEPGTRLLGDDWPKRVPWGVLVLLGSGFALAAAVESSGLAAWLAERLGRLGTMPPFVLVLTITALLVLLTEFTVNSAITALMMPVLAATAVGLQVDPRLLMIPATLGASFGFMMPGGTAPNAMVFASGNITVAQMVRAGIGIDLIGILVIAVVFYAIGLPVFGIAPSGAPAWAH
- a CDS encoding sulfatase, whose protein sequence is MGALSRVPRGHVRALALALLAAAATACARGTPTSVEAVRLIASAPGTLPPTYTLADETRPVLAAPGERRLDLPVPAGATAAYTFTLPEDVAGDVVATGTLQRAKHTHPLPAQLLARSRDPDGSPRATLTLPAVALGDGPAATLTLMLTTPPAATEVETVSGPVAIPDGARLELAYGLSPAAGIAGAAPVALEIAAEPDGGGTTPLWNATVGAEHADAPRWIEVAIPLASVAGTRVRFHFRARPAGGGTAVLLPLWADPTVVAPAPADAPRRRNVILVSIDTLRADRLAAGGAYRRPMPRIDAFARGAVTFTNAWAVWPETSGSHMSLFTSRYPSEHGVTTFIAAPPPSLELLAERLRREGYLTRAFTEDGGVWAHAGFARGFSAYAERRSADFVYRGEVDEVFADATRWVDAHRDRAFFLFLHTYQVHSPFSPPESYRGLFKDIPPREPAGLQEFALQYDQEARYADDVIGSFLAHLARIGLAEHSIVVVTSDHGEEFGEHGGFGHGRTLYHEVLRVPLVIAAPGLLAPVEVAAPASLLDVAPTILDLLGLAPIPGQRGTSLAARARGAAAGASDADDLQRPIFGEVDRTERVHFHQVSVRRGGRTAIVDLANGITRCYGSGDGNELKPESACPELTELVELHRKASVPVGSAAAERPVDPSLIEKMRALGYLE
- a CDS encoding rhomboid family intramembrane serine protease; translated protein: MPPQASAGPYPAPVADEIVLVLAAEGIAATLEPSGGGLAIVIDEAEARRAEAILADEYPAGVHHAFAVRAAEQVAARARVAAPEQDRWFGPGSWVLFLLTAVCAGVFLAEERAGGSELREVLLRFGASRPAHVRSGEWWRFATALFVHIGPRHLLGNMATLLVLGPALVAALGPWRFLFVYLAAGVAGNALSYAVTPPDVVSAGASGAILGVLGALGGQRLRFAASARYRGWQVVAALLAYLAVAVGAEPGVDTMAHLGGLVAGLTLGLIVPPTARAATASPPA